From the genome of Psychrilyobacter atlanticus DSM 19335, one region includes:
- a CDS encoding cytochrome c biogenesis CcdA family protein, with protein sequence MEINILIVFLAGMGTFLAPCIIPLVPSYLSYISGIVLGKKHGGKQKFKVILHTLFFILGFGTAFSALQILLFNFTNLASRLIGNNILNMIFGGIIVIMGMHMIGIFKITKLYSEKRMNFSFIRRNIGTSYLFGFAFGFGWTPCMGPVLFTVMSYLAGADTVWMGTLYIWTYTFGLGVPFMIFALFMDKTNKLDFIKKNFLFSDKVSGVILIVMGTLLAMNKMTIFLSWGFRDEIVEFLRKVF encoded by the coding sequence ATGGAAATAAATATATTGATAGTGTTCCTTGCTGGAATGGGAACTTTCCTAGCTCCCTGTATAATCCCCTTGGTGCCCAGTTACCTTTCATACATAAGTGGGATAGTATTAGGAAAAAAGCATGGCGGTAAGCAGAAATTTAAAGTTATCCTTCATACATTATTTTTTATACTGGGATTTGGAACTGCCTTTTCAGCTTTGCAGATATTATTATTTAATTTTACCAATCTTGCTAGTAGACTTATTGGAAACAATATATTAAATATGATTTTTGGTGGAATTATTGTAATTATGGGTATGCATATGATAGGTATTTTTAAGATAACTAAGCTGTACTCTGAAAAGAGGATGAATTTTAGCTTTATTCGGAGAAATATAGGGACATCATACCTCTTTGGGTTTGCATTTGGATTTGGATGGACGCCTTGTATGGGACCTGTTCTATTTACAGTTATGTCATATTTGGCAGGTGCTGATACTGTATGGATGGGAACACTATATATATGGACCTATACTTTTGGGCTGGGAGTACCTTTTATGATTTTTGCACTATTTATGGATAAAACTAATAAATTGGACTTTATAAAGAAGAATTTTTTATTCTCAGATAAGGTAAGTGGGGTAATACTTATTGTAATGGGAACACTTTTGGCTATGAATAAGATGACAATCTTTCTTAGTTGGGGATTCAGAGATGAAATAGTGGAGTTTTTGAGGAAAGTATTTTAA
- a CDS encoding TlpA family protein disulfide reductase codes for MKKLIFILLLLVSTLFFIKDELISIFPTEITSTSNLSKEGLTSISPTEITSTSNLSKEGLETGDKLPVMNLYNTKGELEGTSEKYLGKITIYNFGASWCPPCKVEKPLLNKFYNENKDKINVVSIMIDDSGEAVDKFFMENPMDFPHYFDKGQTLSKNFLIRVVPTTYVIDKNGIILERIHGALDWSQLKAEDLEELIWPVGSTAGVN; via the coding sequence ATGAAGAAATTAATATTTATATTGTTATTGTTGGTCAGTACTTTATTCTTTATCAAAGATGAGTTGATAAGTATTTTTCCCACAGAAATTACGTCAACTTCGAATTTATCTAAAGAAGGGTTGACAAGTATTTCTCCCACAGAAATTACGTCAACTTCAAATTTATCTAAAGAAGGTTTGGAGACAGGAGATAAACTTCCTGTTATGAACTTATACAATACAAAGGGAGAATTGGAGGGGACTTCGGAAAAATATCTAGGTAAGATTACTATATATAATTTTGGTGCAAGTTGGTGTCCTCCCTGTAAGGTGGAAAAACCTCTGTTAAATAAATTTTATAACGAAAATAAAGATAAGATAAATGTAGTATCTATAATGATAGATGACAGTGGAGAAGCAGTAGATAAATTTTTTATGGAAAACCCTATGGATTTTCCTCATTATTTTGACAAAGGACAGACCTTATCGAAAAATTTTTTAATAAGAGTTGTGCCTACAACCTATGTAATTGATAAAAATGGAATAATTTTAGAGAGAATCCATGGGGCTTTAGATTGGAGCCAGTTAAAGGCAGAAGATTTGGAGGAATTGATTTGGCCAGTTGGTAGTACAGCAGGTGTGAATTAG
- a CDS encoding cold-shock protein: MLKGTVKWFNEEKGFGFIQGEDGNDYFAHFSQINKEGFKTLKEGEEVTFDVTEGAKGPQASNIEVL, from the coding sequence ATGTTAAAAGGTACAGTTAAATGGTTCAACGAAGAAAAAGGATTTGGATTTATTCAAGGTGAGGATGGAAACGATTATTTCGCACATTTCTCTCAAATCAACAAAGAAGGATTCAAAACTTTAAAAGAAGGGGAAGAAGTAACTTTCGACGTAACTGAAGGTGCAAAAGGTCCTCAAGCTTCAAACATTGAAGTTTTATAA
- a CDS encoding M24 family metallopeptidase: protein MKLRELMEKKNLDGILITDLVNLRYFTGFTGTTGIALATKKGKYFFVDFRYVAQANEEVIPNGFEVVVIERPAENKICEILKDENIVKLGIEDGNVTLSAYNGYVEKFKGVEFISLGDNFTRIRMVKTEAEIENIKIAADIADKAFAKILPLIKEGAVENDIKTELEYEMKKLGAEGPSFDTIIASNYRSAMPHGVASEKKIDRDGFVKFDFGCFYKGYASDMTRTVYFGDQPSEKHLDIYNTVLEAQLKAINAVKVGMSTRELDKIARDHITSKGYGENFGHGLGHGVGLEIHELPNVSGKSEDFILEENMVITIEPGVYIDGFGGVRIEDDVVVKKGGYEILNNTTKELIVIK, encoded by the coding sequence ATGAAGTTGAGAGAATTGATGGAAAAGAAGAATTTAGATGGTATATTGATAACAGATCTAGTAAATTTGAGATATTTTACAGGGTTTACAGGAACAACAGGGATAGCCCTAGCAACTAAAAAAGGGAAATATTTTTTTGTTGATTTTAGATATGTAGCTCAAGCTAATGAGGAAGTAATTCCTAATGGATTCGAAGTTGTTGTAATCGAAAGACCAGCAGAAAATAAAATATGTGAAATTTTAAAAGATGAAAATATAGTAAAATTAGGGATAGAAGACGGCAATGTAACGTTATCTGCATATAATGGATATGTAGAAAAATTTAAAGGTGTAGAATTTATCTCTCTAGGTGATAATTTTACAAGAATTAGAATGGTGAAGACAGAGGCAGAGATTGAAAATATAAAAATAGCTGCGGATATAGCTGATAAAGCGTTTGCAAAGATACTTCCTTTAATAAAAGAAGGGGCAGTAGAAAATGATATAAAAACAGAATTGGAATATGAGATGAAAAAATTAGGAGCAGAGGGTCCCTCGTTTGATACTATAATTGCTTCTAATTATAGATCTGCAATGCCACATGGAGTAGCCAGTGAGAAAAAAATAGACAGAGATGGATTTGTAAAATTTGATTTTGGATGTTTTTATAAGGGATATGCTTCAGATATGACGAGAACAGTTTATTTTGGAGATCAGCCTAGTGAGAAACATTTAGACATCTACAATACAGTTTTAGAAGCACAGTTAAAAGCTATAAACGCAGTAAAAGTAGGGATGAGTACTAGAGAATTGGATAAGATAGCAAGAGATCATATAACATCTAAGGGGTATGGTGAAAACTTTGGTCATGGATTGGGTCATGGAGTAGGATTAGAAATTCATGAACTGCCAAATGTATCTGGAAAATCTGAAGACTTTATTTTGGAAGAAAACATGGTTATTACTATTGAACCTGGAGTTTATATAGATGGGTTTGGAGGAGTAAGGATAGAAGACGATGTAGTAGTAAAAAAAGGTGGTTATGAGATCTTAAACAATACAACTAAGGAATTGATAGTTATTAAATAA
- the bioB gene encoding biotin synthase BioB, which yields MNIRDFINREITYEEAMELTNISGSKMMELFAVANEIREKYCGNKIHTCTISNAKSGRCEEDCKFCAQSAHYNTNITSYELKDKETLLDEYNRAKELGSSKFGVVTSGRSINKGTTEYNDIKEFLKTAKVADNDVELCCSIGLLSKEELMELKEAGITRFHSNLQTSIKSYNEIVATTHGIENRLKTIKAAKEIGLDVCSGGIIGMGESWEDRIDMAYTLKELGVNGIPVNILNPIPGTPHGDREHLAMDEILKTIAIYRIIFRDKVIKIGAGREGILKDFMGMAFMSGANGMLVGGYLTVRGRSAQEDFKFIENIKKMWK from the coding sequence ATGAATATAAGAGATTTTATTAATAGAGAAATTACATATGAAGAAGCTATGGAACTTACTAATATAAGTGGCAGTAAGATGATGGAATTATTTGCTGTAGCCAATGAAATAAGGGAAAAATATTGCGGAAATAAGATCCATACCTGTACGATTTCCAATGCAAAATCAGGAAGATGTGAGGAGGACTGTAAATTTTGTGCTCAGTCAGCTCACTACAACACCAATATCACCAGTTATGAACTAAAGGACAAAGAAACTCTTTTAGATGAATATAATAGAGCCAAAGAATTAGGCAGCTCAAAATTTGGAGTAGTTACCTCTGGTAGAAGCATCAATAAGGGAACTACTGAATATAATGACATAAAAGAATTTTTAAAAACTGCTAAAGTTGCTGACAATGATGTAGAACTATGTTGTTCTATCGGGTTGTTATCTAAAGAAGAGTTGATGGAGTTAAAGGAAGCTGGAATAACTAGATTCCACAGCAACTTACAGACATCTATTAAGTCATATAATGAAATAGTAGCCACAACTCATGGAATAGAAAACAGGTTAAAAACTATAAAAGCTGCCAAAGAAATAGGATTAGATGTGTGTAGTGGCGGAATAATCGGTATGGGTGAATCTTGGGAAGACAGAATTGACATGGCATATACCTTGAAAGAGCTAGGAGTAAATGGAATTCCTGTTAACATCTTAAATCCTATTCCTGGTACTCCTCATGGAGATCGTGAGCATTTAGCTATGGATGAGATTTTAAAAACTATCGCTATATATAGAATAATATTTAGAGATAAAGTTATCAAAATTGGTGCCGGTAGGGAAGGTATTCTAAAGGACTTTATGGGGATGGCATTTATGTCTGGTGCTAATGGAATGTTAGTAGGTGGATATCTTACTGTAAGAGGTAGGAGCGCCCAGGAGGATTTTAAATTTATTGAAAATATTAAAAAGATGTGGAAATAA
- a CDS encoding GNAT family N-acetyltransferase, giving the protein MTIEVIENLEIKRKVALKILKNLYEWFGKEESLLNYVDNLEGKKFYLLNLEKENIGFFSIKRNNKYTAELYVNGILEEYHNRGYGKMVMKKIVEDLKEEGYKFLMVKTVGESLVNEAYSKTRKFYSSVGFLPLEEIKEIWGENNPCLIMVKNI; this is encoded by the coding sequence ATGACTATAGAGGTTATAGAAAATTTAGAAATTAAAAGGAAGGTTGCTTTAAAGATCTTGAAAAATCTTTATGAATGGTTTGGGAAAGAAGAATCTTTGTTGAATTATGTAGATAATTTAGAGGGGAAGAAATTTTATTTATTAAATCTAGAAAAAGAAAATATAGGTTTTTTTTCAATTAAAAGAAACAATAAATATACAGCAGAGCTTTATGTAAATGGAATATTAGAGGAATATCACAATAGAGGATATGGAAAAATGGTGATGAAAAAAATAGTAGAAGACTTGAAAGAAGAGGGGTATAAATTCCTTATGGTGAAAACAGTAGGAGAGTCATTAGTTAATGAAGCTTATTCAAAAACTAGAAAGTTTTATAGTTCAGTAGGGTTTCTTCCATTAGAAGAAATTAAAGAAATATGGGGAGAAAATAACCCTTGTTTAATTATGGTAAAAAATATTTAA
- a CDS encoding dihydroxyacetone kinase subunit DhaK encodes MNKIFFNKKETIVDDAINGLLLTNKHNNLMKLNLGENIRVISRKNIEKNKVSIISGGGSGHEPAHAGFVGKGMLSAAVCGDIFASPSIDAVLNAILSVSGKAGCLLIVKNYTGDRLNFGLAAERAKKMGIPVEVVIVKEDIAIEKADQPRGLAGTLFIHKVAGYYAEQGASLEKVKKMAEECNERIATIGVAITNCRIPGVDYTDRMKQGEAELGLGIHGEPGINLLKHTQAQELSRELMEKLEKHNSKDEKYAILINNLGGISPLEMNLITNDIFKEKFFNSCDYFMGPNAYMTSIDMKGFSISSIQLTEDILVALQSKVEVESWTGITPKRVITNEESQNFTTNIEYRATRNENVKEILEAICHAIINSETELNRLDSLVGDGDTGSTFKSGANEILNFSRNNDLPLNDMGILFEVIGEKLAVVMGGSSGVLLSIFFTASGAEYEITKNIYKSLLKGLEQMKFFGGANIGDCTMIDALEPALLALEKYGIDKAIEEAKNGADSTSKMLKAKAGRSSYVNEENLDGVKDPGALAIENIFTSLKK; translated from the coding sequence ATGAATAAAATATTTTTTAATAAAAAAGAGACTATTGTAGATGATGCAATTAATGGTTTATTATTAACTAATAAACATAATAATTTAATGAAATTAAATCTTGGAGAAAATATAAGAGTAATCTCTAGAAAAAATATAGAAAAAAATAAAGTATCTATTATTTCTGGAGGAGGATCAGGTCATGAACCTGCACATGCAGGTTTTGTAGGAAAAGGAATGTTAAGTGCTGCTGTTTGTGGAGATATATTTGCTTCTCCTAGTATAGATGCAGTTTTAAATGCAATATTATCTGTCTCTGGAAAAGCAGGTTGTTTACTAATAGTAAAAAATTATACTGGAGATCGTTTAAATTTTGGTTTAGCTGCTGAAAGAGCTAAAAAAATGGGAATACCAGTAGAAGTAGTAATAGTAAAAGAAGATATTGCAATAGAAAAAGCAGATCAACCTCGTGGACTAGCAGGGACTCTTTTTATTCATAAAGTAGCAGGATATTATGCAGAACAAGGAGCTTCACTAGAAAAAGTTAAAAAAATGGCAGAAGAATGCAATGAACGAATCGCAACAATAGGTGTAGCTATCACTAATTGTAGAATTCCAGGGGTAGATTATACGGATAGAATGAAACAAGGGGAAGCTGAATTAGGATTAGGTATTCATGGTGAACCAGGAATAAATTTACTAAAACATACACAAGCCCAAGAATTGAGTAGAGAGCTTATGGAGAAATTAGAAAAACATAACTCTAAAGATGAAAAATATGCAATACTAATTAACAATTTAGGTGGAATATCTCCTTTAGAGATGAATTTAATTACAAATGATATTTTTAAAGAAAAATTCTTTAATTCGTGTGATTATTTTATGGGACCTAATGCTTATATGACATCTATTGATATGAAAGGGTTTTCTATATCTTCAATACAATTGACTGAGGACATATTAGTAGCGTTACAAAGTAAAGTAGAAGTAGAATCATGGACAGGAATTACACCTAAAAGAGTAATTACAAATGAAGAATCACAAAATTTCACAACGAATATAGAATATAGGGCTACTAGAAATGAAAACGTAAAAGAAATATTAGAAGCGATATGTCATGCCATTATTAATTCAGAAACAGAACTTAATAGGTTAGATAGTTTGGTCGGAGATGGTGATACTGGATCCACATTTAAAAGTGGAGCAAATGAAATTTTAAATTTTTCTAGAAATAATGATCTTCCATTAAATGATATGGGAATATTGTTTGAAGTAATAGGGGAAAAATTAGCTGTTGTTATGGGAGGATCTAGTGGCGTATTATTATCTATATTCTTTACTGCTTCAGGAGCTGAATATGAAATCACAAAGAATATCTATAAGTCATTACTTAAAGGATTAGAACAAATGAAATTTTTTGGTGGAGCTAATATAGGAGACTGCACAATGATTGATGCTTTAGAGCCTGCATTATTAGCATTAGAAAAATATGGGATAGATAAAGCTATAGAAGAGGCTAAGAATGGAGCTGATTCAACGTCGAAAATGTTAAAAGCGAAAGCAGGACGTTCTTCATATGTTAATGAAGAAAACTTAGATGGTGTAAAAGATCCAGGGGCATTAGCAATAGAAAATATATTTACTTCATTAAAAAAATAA
- a CDS encoding GNAT family N-acetyltransferase — MEENYIISKAIEDDIVGIYNLLHREFVKKYSPNSEKEELEKHKKWYKFWIKSPYYLIYVIKDSKGKVVGQIRYEIDGEISIISIYLDKANRGKGLGKTFVERSIEELKAEKEDVELIVAYILEENDISKKMFLNFGFLFSEKKNYNGIEHLIYTKKIR; from the coding sequence TTGGAAGAAAATTATATAATTAGTAAAGCAATAGAAGACGATATTGTCGGAATATATAATCTACTTCATAGGGAATTTGTAAAAAAATATTCTCCTAATTCAGAAAAAGAAGAGTTGGAAAAACATAAAAAATGGTATAAATTTTGGATAAAATCGCCATATTATCTTATCTATGTTATAAAAGATTCAAAGGGGAAAGTCGTAGGTCAGATAAGGTATGAGATAGATGGAGAAATATCTATAATTAGTATATATTTGGATAAAGCAAATAGAGGTAAAGGGCTGGGAAAAACATTTGTAGAAAGATCTATTGAAGAGTTAAAAGCTGAAAAAGAAGATGTGGAATTGATTGTAGCCTATATTTTAGAAGAGAATGATATATCTAAAAAGATGTTTCTTAACTTTGGTTTTTTATTCAGTGAGAAGAAAAACTATAATGGAATTGAGCATTTAATTTATACGAAAAAAATAAGGTGA
- a CDS encoding outer membrane protein OmpK, with translation MRKVLLGLTLLTTGMVASAEHYSQDVNKNDNLFFNFKVMQGLDQKNPGGQKNDTYLELEFGGRKGVMDLYGYVDLKNIFGSTNNDSYGGDNFFAEIKPRFSIDGMTGKDLSIGPFKEWYISTWIKAGDSGKFGGLWHNGIGLGTDVEVPWFGTTGLSLLSTYKREDFGSNAEGHWDGYSLQWNWFKPLHFFENGSFVSYQGYVTYDFGADKIAENEGRTKDSLQWYNGIYWHNNDWAIGYGLKVFNNMANFDDGVITNGATQDTSGVGHYFDIGYKF, from the coding sequence ATGAGAAAAGTATTATTAGGGTTAACTTTATTGACAACCGGTATGGTTGCCAGTGCTGAGCATTATTCTCAAGATGTAAATAAGAACGACAACTTATTTTTCAACTTTAAAGTTATGCAAGGTTTAGATCAAAAAAATCCAGGTGGACAAAAAAATGACACTTATTTAGAATTAGAATTTGGTGGAAGAAAAGGAGTTATGGACCTTTATGGTTATGTAGATTTAAAGAATATATTTGGTTCTACAAATAATGACTCTTATGGCGGAGATAACTTTTTTGCAGAGATCAAACCTAGATTCTCCATCGACGGGATGACTGGAAAAGACCTGTCTATCGGGCCGTTTAAAGAGTGGTATATCTCTACTTGGATCAAAGCTGGAGATAGTGGTAAATTCGGTGGTTTATGGCATAATGGTATTGGTCTAGGTACCGATGTGGAAGTACCTTGGTTCGGAACTACTGGATTAAGTTTATTATCTACATATAAAAGAGAAGATTTTGGTTCAAATGCAGAAGGTCACTGGGACGGATATTCATTACAATGGAACTGGTTTAAGCCATTACACTTCTTTGAAAATGGATCATTTGTATCTTACCAAGGATATGTAACATATGACTTCGGTGCTGATAAAATTGCTGAAAATGAAGGAAGAACTAAAGATTCATTACAATGGTACAATGGAATCTACTGGCACAACAATGACTGGGCAATCGGTTATGGGTTAAAAGTATTCAATAACATGGCTAACTTCGACGATGGTGTAATTACAAATGGTGCAACACAAGACACTAGCGGAGTTGGACACTACTTCGATATAGGATATAAATTCTAA
- a CDS encoding ABC-F family ATP-binding cassette domain-containing protein: protein MILSVTDLWKQFTGEALLKKINFAIDEKDKIGLVGANGAGKTTLIKILMGMETHDESFETKQMGKIGKKGNLRIGYLSQNFDLNLENTVFDELMSVYSHLKEDYKKIQILNERLATDMDNFDSIMEELAKLNTRYEQEDGYVIEYKVKQILNGLNFPEHLWKQKVDDLSGGQQSRVALGKILLDEPELLILDEPTNHLDLNAIEWLERYLNSYNKAFILISHDRYFLDNVINRVFEIENKTINLYKGNFTEYTIQKEAYLTGAVKRFEKEQDKIKKMEDYITKYMGGIKTKQALGRRKLLNRMEKMGDPIVNMRKMKLKFEIERVTTDKVVKITNLSKAFGEKEIFRNINLDIYRGDKIGIMGPNGVGKSTILRIINDLEKQSSGKVELGEKLDIGYYDQNHTGLEGKQNILEELMYNYPLSEEQARTFAGGFLFSEDEIFKSIDDLSGGEKSRIALMKLILNKPNLLIMDEPTNHLDIYAREVLEESLEDYDGTLVVVSHDRHFLESVVNKIYEITPTGSNVFDGNYEEYMKKSTEPKKEKEVNTDYEEQKRRKNRTSNLEKKFVVVEQEIEKLEEKKAEIEELHNEAGIKNEIDKLMDLQVELDEMDEKIMLKMDEWEEINEELETLKEV, encoded by the coding sequence ATGATACTTAGTGTTACGGATTTATGGAAACAATTTACAGGGGAAGCTTTATTAAAAAAAATAAACTTTGCAATAGATGAAAAGGATAAGATAGGGTTGGTAGGAGCCAATGGAGCTGGGAAAACTACACTGATAAAAATCCTTATGGGAATGGAAACCCACGATGAAAGTTTTGAAACTAAACAAATGGGTAAAATTGGAAAAAAGGGGAACTTAAGGATCGGCTACCTATCTCAAAATTTTGATTTGAATTTGGAAAACACAGTATTTGACGAGTTGATGAGTGTATATTCACATCTGAAAGAGGACTATAAAAAAATTCAAATATTAAATGAAAGACTAGCTACCGATATGGATAATTTTGACAGTATCATGGAGGAATTGGCAAAACTAAACACCAGATATGAGCAAGAGGATGGTTATGTAATAGAATATAAGGTGAAGCAGATTTTAAATGGTCTGAATTTTCCAGAACATCTATGGAAACAAAAAGTCGATGATCTTAGTGGAGGTCAGCAGTCGAGGGTAGCTTTGGGAAAAATATTATTAGATGAACCGGAATTATTGATATTAGACGAACCTACAAACCATTTGGATTTAAACGCTATTGAATGGCTGGAAAGATATTTAAATTCATATAATAAAGCCTTTATCTTGATATCTCATGATAGATATTTTTTAGATAATGTAATCAACAGAGTATTTGAAATTGAGAATAAAACTATAAATCTATATAAGGGTAACTTTACTGAATATACTATTCAAAAAGAAGCATACCTTACAGGGGCAGTAAAAAGGTTTGAAAAGGAACAGGATAAGATAAAAAAAATGGAGGATTATATCACTAAATATATGGGTGGTATAAAGACTAAACAGGCATTGGGTAGAAGAAAGCTCCTAAACCGTATGGAAAAGATGGGAGATCCCATTGTAAATATGAGAAAGATGAAATTAAAGTTTGAAATAGAAAGAGTTACTACTGATAAGGTAGTAAAAATTACTAATTTATCCAAGGCTTTTGGAGAGAAAGAGATCTTTAGGAATATCAATCTGGATATATATCGTGGAGATAAGATAGGGATAATGGGACCTAATGGAGTAGGAAAATCTACTATACTCAGGATAATAAATGACTTGGAAAAACAGAGCAGCGGTAAAGTGGAGTTAGGTGAAAAGTTAGACATTGGATACTATGATCAAAATCATACAGGTTTAGAAGGGAAACAGAATATCTTGGAAGAACTGATGTATAACTATCCGTTATCGGAGGAGCAGGCTAGAACATTTGCAGGGGGATTTTTATTCTCAGAGGATGAGATCTTTAAGAGTATAGATGATCTCAGTGGTGGAGAAAAATCTAGGATAGCATTGATGAAGTTGATCTTGAACAAGCCTAATCTATTGATAATGGACGAACCTACAAACCATTTAGATATCTATGCAAGGGAAGTATTGGAAGAATCATTAGAAGATTATGACGGTACTTTAGTCGTTGTATCCCATGACAGACACTTTTTAGAGAGTGTGGTAAATAAAATATACGAGATAACTCCTACAGGCAGTAATGTGTTCGATGGAAACTACGAAGAGTATATGAAAAAATCTACCGAGCCTAAAAAGGAAAAGGAAGTCAATACAGATTATGAGGAACAAAAAAGAAGGAAAAACAGGACATCTAATTTGGAGAAAAAATTTGTAGTGGTTGAACAAGAAATAGAAAAATTAGAGGAAAAAAAGGCTGAAATAGAGGAATTACACAATGAAGCTGGAATAAAAAATGAGATAGATAAGTTGATGGATCTCCAGGTGGAATTGGATGAGATGGACGAAAAAATAATGTTAAAGATGGATGAGTGGGAAGAGATCAATGAGGAGTTAGAGACTCTGAAAGAAGTTTAA